A part of Chitinivorax tropicus genomic DNA contains:
- a CDS encoding 4'-phosphopantetheinyl transferase family protein, which translates to MSPVRPELALYCLPPLPSPLSLVVRRYKIDTGALQQLTEPDQPLPAQLDRAVLKRQIEFAAGRWCALRALRQRGYGGPASIPIGRDRAPCWPMGYVGSISHSKGLAVAIAGERQHFMGVGIDIERPVAMDTLRLIAHQIATQAELAIGLQKGLAYETWATLVFSAKESLFKALYPTVGHYFDFLEASVSLLDTRSGHIYLKLLQTLSSHHIVGHAYRVDYAIGNEYLVTRCVIDRLI; encoded by the coding sequence ATGAGCCCTGTTCGCCCAGAACTGGCGTTGTATTGCCTGCCTCCACTTCCCTCGCCACTATCGCTGGTGGTGCGCCGATACAAGATCGACACCGGCGCATTGCAGCAATTGACCGAGCCGGATCAACCCCTGCCCGCACAATTGGATCGGGCCGTGTTGAAGCGACAGATCGAGTTCGCTGCAGGCCGCTGGTGTGCGCTACGGGCATTGCGTCAACGTGGTTATGGTGGCCCGGCCAGCATTCCCATCGGGCGGGATCGCGCACCCTGCTGGCCAATGGGCTATGTTGGCTCCATCAGCCACAGCAAAGGGTTGGCGGTCGCCATCGCTGGGGAGCGGCAGCACTTCATGGGAGTGGGAATCGACATCGAGCGCCCGGTGGCCATGGATACCTTGCGCTTGATCGCCCACCAGATTGCCACCCAGGCCGAGCTGGCCATCGGGCTGCAAAAAGGCTTGGCCTATGAGACATGGGCAACCCTGGTCTTCTCGGCCAAGGAAAGTCTGTTCAAGGCTCTGTACCCCACTGTCGGGCACTATTTTGATTTTCTGGAGGCCAGTGTCTCTCTCCTTGACACCCGCTCCGGGCACATCTACCTGAAACTGTTGCAGACGCTATCCAGCCATCACATTGTCGGCCATGCCTATCGGGTCGATTACGCCATCGGTAATGAATACTTGGTCACGCGGTGTGTGATTGACCGGCTGATCTAG
- a CDS encoding ATP-binding protein → MLTPAAARRSLFRRLLWTSLSAILLIWSLLLAWFYWEVTRVGSGYFDRDLRSLADTLATLYSVDFKEPERSHVVDQQIRQFSRAYTDSPLKEQEFAYRVRKVEGEVVSETANWPDLAEPAPGADAMNVERWRTVRVLSDDQHITVQVAVARSFVQRALTEILIFFLLPLMLALPVIMLMLKIGFGRALQPLRNLARAITERDPQTTAPLIYSEAEYRELKPVFQSVNDLLSRLATFRAGEQRFFADAAHELRTPLAALGAQVHLLAQTHDPSRRQALVQQLESSIERSATLVGKLLTLSRLDAESAGLKREPVDLAKLARAAVARHVPHALAHEMELGYEGVQAASCQGDVHALESLLDNLLDNAIRYCPDGASIQVEVEAGFACWRLMIADDGPGIPAAWRENVLKRFVRLPDSPATGSGLGLAIVKRVVELHGGTLLLTDGLGGRGLGVDIRLPFE, encoded by the coding sequence ATGTTGACGCCCGCTGCGGCCCGCCGTTCACTGTTCCGCCGCTTGTTGTGGACCAGCCTGTCCGCCATCCTGTTGATCTGGTCGCTACTGCTGGCTTGGTTCTATTGGGAAGTGACCCGGGTGGGCTCTGGCTATTTCGACCGCGATCTGCGCAGCCTGGCTGATACGCTTGCCACCCTCTATAGTGTTGATTTCAAAGAGCCTGAGCGCTCGCATGTCGTGGACCAACAGATCCGGCAATTCAGCCGGGCCTATACCGATTCACCATTGAAGGAGCAGGAGTTCGCGTATCGGGTGCGCAAGGTGGAGGGAGAAGTGGTGTCCGAGACCGCTAACTGGCCCGATCTGGCGGAACCCGCGCCTGGTGCGGATGCGATGAATGTCGAGCGCTGGCGTACCGTCAGGGTGCTGAGTGATGACCAGCACATCACGGTGCAGGTTGCCGTGGCGCGAAGCTTTGTCCAGCGCGCTTTGACAGAAATCCTGATCTTCTTTCTGCTACCGTTGATGCTGGCATTGCCAGTGATCATGTTGATGCTGAAGATCGGCTTTGGGCGTGCGCTACAGCCGTTGCGTAACCTCGCCAGGGCCATTACCGAGCGCGACCCGCAGACCACCGCGCCCCTGATCTACTCCGAAGCCGAGTACCGCGAACTGAAGCCGGTCTTTCAATCTGTCAACGATCTGCTGTCCCGTCTTGCCACCTTCCGGGCGGGAGAGCAGCGCTTTTTCGCTGATGCGGCGCATGAATTACGCACGCCTCTGGCGGCACTTGGTGCACAGGTCCACCTGCTGGCGCAGACTCATGACCCATCACGGCGGCAGGCGCTGGTACAACAGCTGGAGTCCAGCATCGAGCGCAGCGCCACCCTGGTAGGTAAACTGCTCACCCTGTCCAGGCTGGATGCGGAGTCAGCAGGTTTGAAACGCGAGCCGGTCGATCTGGCCAAACTGGCCAGGGCCGCTGTGGCCCGCCATGTACCGCATGCCTTGGCTCATGAGATGGAGCTGGGTTACGAGGGGGTGCAGGCCGCCTCATGCCAGGGGGATGTACATGCGCTGGAGAGCCTGCTGGACAATCTACTGGACAATGCCATCCGCTATTGCCCGGACGGTGCCAGCATACAGGTCGAGGTGGAAGCTGGATTCGCCTGTTGGCGATTGATGATTGCGGACGACGGGCCCGGCATCCCGGCTGCGTGGCGAGAGAACGTATTGAAACGTTTTGTGAGGTTGCCAGATTCACCCGCGACCGGTAGTGGGCTGGGACTGGCCATCGTCAAGCGGGTGGTGGAGCTGCATGGCGGTACACTGTTGCTGACTGATGGGCTGGGCGGACGTGGGTTGGGTGTGGATATCCGACTGCCTTTTGAATGA
- a CDS encoding response regulator has translation MNVLLVEDDLALGEALSQALQQAGWRVVWVRRLKEARTFLSTTPPDALLLDLGLPDGEGGELLQGLRQQGKTLPIIVLTARDGLETRLAGLRDGADDFLVKPFAIPELLVRLQAVTRRSAGFVSTLWQIGPLAINTDTHDVSLADQAINLSPSEFSLLFELVRKAGKVVNREYLVDYLHCESDNALEVHVHNLRRKLGSEWVKTVRGVGYLMPRA, from the coding sequence ATGAATGTACTGTTGGTGGAAGATGATCTGGCCTTGGGCGAAGCACTCAGCCAGGCGCTGCAGCAGGCCGGCTGGCGCGTAGTCTGGGTGAGGCGCCTCAAGGAAGCGAGAACTTTCCTGTCAACGACCCCGCCAGATGCATTGCTGCTGGATCTGGGGCTGCCGGATGGTGAGGGTGGGGAGCTGTTGCAAGGATTACGGCAACAGGGCAAGACGCTGCCGATCATTGTGTTGACAGCACGCGATGGGCTGGAAACCCGGCTGGCGGGGCTGCGGGATGGCGCAGATGATTTCCTCGTCAAACCTTTTGCCATCCCCGAGCTGTTGGTGCGGCTACAAGCCGTCACCCGGCGCAGTGCAGGGTTCGTATCCACCCTTTGGCAGATCGGGCCGCTTGCCATCAATACCGATACTCACGATGTATCTCTGGCCGATCAGGCCATCAATCTGTCACCTTCAGAGTTCTCCCTGTTGTTCGAGCTGGTTCGGAAAGCTGGCAAGGTGGTCAATCGCGAGTATCTCGTCGATTACCTGCATTGCGAGTCGGACAACGCGCTGGAAGTCCATGTCCACAACCTGCGCCGCAAACTCGGTAGCGAATGGGTCAAGACCGTGCGCGGTGTAGGCTACCTGATGCCCAGGGCCTGA
- a CDS encoding response regulator, whose product MISVLICDDHAVVRYGIAAVLDAQGTFRLVGAVDHAERAISLAATTRPDVVLMDLLLPGCNGVQATREIRRASPQSKVMLLTSHEGEEYLLEAMQAGALSYWLKRASPDELVRAIESTARGEAALHPKIAGAVIRAMRQSTEPHGPTLTERETEVLQLIADGLSNALIASQLGLSEKTVKNHVSHILEKLELSDRTQAAVYAWREGIKTR is encoded by the coding sequence ATGATATCCGTGCTGATCTGCGATGACCATGCAGTAGTACGCTATGGCATTGCCGCAGTTCTGGATGCGCAGGGCACTTTTCGTCTGGTCGGGGCGGTCGATCATGCCGAACGGGCGATTTCGCTCGCCGCGACCACCCGGCCTGATGTGGTGCTGATGGATCTGTTACTGCCAGGGTGCAATGGCGTCCAGGCCACACGTGAGATCCGCCGCGCCAGCCCGCAATCGAAAGTCATGTTGCTGACCAGCCACGAGGGTGAAGAATACTTGCTGGAAGCCATGCAGGCGGGGGCATTGTCCTATTGGCTGAAACGAGCCTCGCCTGACGAGCTGGTCCGGGCCATTGAAAGCACGGCGAGAGGAGAAGCGGCGTTGCATCCGAAGATCGCCGGTGCCGTCATAAGGGCAATGAGGCAATCGACCGAGCCCCACGGCCCGACGCTGACCGAGCGCGAAACCGAAGTGCTGCAACTGATCGCGGATGGCCTGAGCAATGCCCTGATTGCCAGCCAGCTGGGTCTGAGCGAGAAGACCGTCAAAAACCATGTGAGTCATATCCTTGAGAAATTGGAGCTGTCAGATCGCACGCAAGCGGCGGTGTATGCTTGGCGTGAGGGCATCAAGACACGCTGA
- a CDS encoding histidine kinase produces the protein MSYIPITLLGSLLAVFLIGPVVDAKVFHAIVAPAHLKMLIQGERQILDGRLHDTTLLEKMARNIACHLMNVDGPNGMSGIKYSSDPAVSVGIYRADGQRVAQAAIGRLSLPSSWLPSQEQLIVRSPGERWLALPIEPDGTLLIRHQAAFQFWKNIQSSVLDASSALWFLAVIVSLPGIVLGGLITYWLRRRLRHIAHVTEAWANGDFSVQLRDQSQDELGQHARSLDRMASQLAAHVDTRQHLAALEERQRLARELHDNIKQAVFATGLQLHAASRWVTHDGARTKALLSDAQQLNEAVQLDLSRLLDRIRTVPVGHQRLKSALEEVARPWRAHLDIQLIMVGDRFLPAEITHHLARIVNEALANVSRHAFAQQVWIRTHVDRAGLELQIEDDGCGFDPASIANGLGLQHMQERAAALPAGKLIIHSDPAGTQIILRCQMTAMEEESSDDIRADLR, from the coding sequence TTGAGTTACATTCCGATCACGCTGCTCGGCAGCCTGCTGGCGGTATTCCTGATCGGGCCTGTGGTTGACGCCAAGGTGTTCCATGCAATCGTCGCGCCCGCTCATTTGAAGATGCTGATCCAGGGGGAGCGTCAGATTCTGGATGGCCGCTTGCACGATACGACCTTGTTGGAAAAGATGGCTCGCAATATCGCCTGCCACCTGATGAATGTTGATGGCCCGAATGGCATGTCGGGGATCAAATATTCATCCGATCCTGCGGTCAGTGTCGGCATCTACCGGGCGGATGGCCAACGGGTTGCGCAGGCTGCGATAGGGCGGTTGAGCTTACCATCGAGCTGGTTGCCCAGTCAGGAGCAACTGATCGTCCGCTCTCCGGGTGAGCGCTGGCTCGCTTTGCCCATCGAGCCGGATGGCACCTTGCTGATCCGTCATCAGGCAGCGTTCCAGTTCTGGAAGAACATCCAGAGTAGTGTGTTGGATGCCAGCAGTGCGCTATGGTTCCTGGCGGTCATCGTGTCACTGCCGGGCATTGTACTGGGTGGGTTGATCACCTATTGGTTGCGCCGACGGCTACGCCATATTGCTCATGTCACCGAAGCCTGGGCCAACGGCGATTTCAGCGTTCAGTTGCGTGATCAGTCGCAAGATGAACTGGGGCAACATGCGCGTTCACTGGATCGGATGGCCAGCCAATTGGCTGCGCATGTCGATACCCGCCAGCACTTGGCTGCTTTGGAAGAGCGACAACGCCTGGCGAGAGAGCTGCATGACAATATCAAGCAAGCCGTGTTCGCAACGGGCCTGCAGCTGCACGCCGCCTCGCGTTGGGTCACCCATGACGGGGCCCGCACCAAGGCGCTATTGTCTGATGCACAGCAGCTGAATGAAGCGGTGCAGCTCGATCTGTCCCGTCTGCTGGATCGTATCCGTACCGTCCCAGTCGGCCACCAACGGCTGAAGAGCGCCCTGGAGGAGGTGGCACGCCCTTGGCGTGCGCATTTGGATATTCAGCTGATCATGGTGGGTGACCGCTTTCTGCCAGCGGAGATCACCCACCATCTCGCCCGGATCGTCAATGAAGCATTGGCCAATGTCAGCCGTCATGCTTTTGCTCAACAGGTCTGGATACGAACCCATGTCGATCGGGCGGGATTGGAGCTACAGATAGAAGATGATGGCTGTGGCTTTGACCCCGCGAGCATCGCCAATGGCCTGGGTTTGCAACATATGCAGGAACGTGCAGCGGCCCTGCCAGCAGGAAAGTTGATCATTCACAGCGACCCAGCAGGTACACAGATCATCTTGCGTTGCCAAATGACTGCCATGGAAGAGGAGTCGAGTGATGATATCCGTGCTGATCTGCGATGA
- a CDS encoding sterol desaturase family protein, whose product MNVLDQLNQLNLHLENLILILLPLELFRRWRKGQLNRPCVQEMLASVSPLIPTLLLDGAYTAYMTLAFMACYQLAPIHIPTTLFTVIPAFLLVDLLSYIEHRFAHEVRLYWAMAHSVHHSSPQYDQTIGLRISFVDGFTAPIFYLPAFLIGFDPLLIVSLITFVLVYQQWIHTETVGRLPWLDPWLNTPSNHRVHHGVQTQYLDKNFGAVLIIWDRLFGTYEREEETVIYGLTHPIQSVNPWVVHTFEASRLWQDIQQATRWQDRIQYLFRHPGWQPAPAIDPQLGRQPAN is encoded by the coding sequence ATGAATGTTTTGGATCAGCTTAATCAATTGAATCTACATCTGGAGAATCTGATTCTGATTCTTCTCCCGCTTGAATTGTTCCGCCGTTGGCGAAAGGGCCAGTTGAATCGGCCTTGCGTTCAGGAAATGTTGGCCTCGGTAAGTCCGTTGATCCCCACACTGTTATTGGATGGTGCATATACCGCATACATGACCTTGGCTTTCATGGCCTGCTACCAGCTGGCCCCTATCCACATTCCTACCACGCTGTTCACTGTCATTCCAGCTTTCCTATTGGTGGATCTTCTATCCTACATCGAGCATCGGTTTGCCCATGAAGTCCGCCTGTACTGGGCAATGGCACATTCAGTTCATCATAGCTCGCCGCAATATGATCAAACCATTGGGCTCAGGATTTCATTTGTGGATGGATTCACCGCACCTATTTTCTATTTGCCAGCCTTCTTAATTGGCTTCGATCCACTTCTAATAGTCAGCCTGATCACCTTTGTATTGGTTTATCAGCAATGGATCCATACCGAGACGGTTGGACGGCTGCCCTGGCTCGACCCGTGGTTGAATACGCCCAGCAATCATCGCGTGCATCATGGTGTGCAGACGCAATATCTCGACAAGAATTTTGGCGCAGTGCTGATCATCTGGGATCGATTGTTCGGCACTTATGAACGGGAAGAGGAAACGGTCATCTACGGATTGACCCATCCCATTCAGTCCGTCAACCCCTGGGTCGTTCACACGTTTGAGGCAAGCCGGTTGTGGCAAGACATTCAGCAAGCGACCCGCTGGCAGGATCGCATCCAATACCTGTTCCGTCATCCAGGCTGGCAGCCCGCCCCAGCTATCGATCCCCAGCTGGGCAGACAACCTGCCAACTGA
- a CDS encoding TolC family protein — protein sequence MCHTRRVKHSTLPHPAGTPSFRVLLVGALWLASLSAGAVETLENAWEIGLRHDRPVQMATQQHAASQEFEAAAESARWPGLQISASYTRLSEAPEASASLPQLPLPLPLPSSLSLPLSKDRFQNRHATLTLPLYTSGRISHAIEAARASVEVAAADLRRTRQDSKLAIAKAYLNVLRAQQLALVANQHLSSLLTHQHDVQAFFAQGLVAKADTLAVTVAVADAQQRQIQASNAVDLASAAYNRQLQRPLATPVTLAETQFQPEHTELAQLQHLAQQQRAELDQLKSGSTAMTAQARAVRSADGPQLALIGGYHHLDNPYLKQDTFRSLSLGLSWDIFDGGVNRHQAAALQARASALQLQRDEVQSFIELQVREAWQRQQEALQRKQVAQATLAYAEENLKVAKDRYANSLAPQSEVLDAETRRAGALGNLHNAHYDEQQAILQLRHAVGNL from the coding sequence ATGTGCCATACACGCCGGGTCAAGCATTCGACCCTTCCTCACCCTGCGGGCACCCCATCGTTCCGAGTTCTCCTGGTCGGGGCGCTATGGCTGGCGTCACTGTCGGCTGGCGCAGTGGAAACACTTGAGAATGCATGGGAAATCGGGCTAAGACATGATCGTCCTGTTCAGATGGCGACGCAACAACATGCGGCATCGCAGGAATTCGAAGCTGCCGCGGAAAGTGCCCGTTGGCCGGGATTGCAGATCAGCGCCAGCTACACCCGGCTGAGCGAGGCGCCCGAGGCCAGCGCGAGCCTTCCGCAACTGCCTTTGCCCTTGCCCTTACCCAGCAGCCTTTCCCTGCCATTGAGCAAAGACCGGTTTCAGAACCGCCACGCAACATTGACCTTGCCGCTCTACACCAGTGGGCGGATCAGCCATGCCATTGAGGCTGCGCGCGCCAGTGTCGAGGTGGCCGCCGCTGATTTGCGGCGAACCCGCCAAGACAGCAAGCTGGCAATCGCCAAGGCTTATCTGAATGTCTTACGGGCGCAACAGCTGGCCCTGGTGGCCAACCAGCACTTGAGCAGTCTGCTGACTCACCAACATGATGTACAAGCCTTTTTCGCACAAGGGCTGGTAGCTAAGGCAGACACTCTTGCCGTCACCGTTGCGGTAGCGGATGCCCAGCAAAGGCAGATTCAGGCCAGTAACGCCGTGGACTTGGCCAGCGCCGCCTACAACCGTCAGCTGCAACGGCCATTGGCTACGCCAGTGACCTTGGCAGAGACACAATTTCAGCCCGAGCACACTGAATTGGCCCAGCTACAACATTTGGCGCAACAGCAACGGGCCGAGTTGGATCAACTCAAATCGGGCAGCACAGCCATGACCGCGCAGGCCAGAGCCGTCCGGAGCGCTGATGGCCCGCAGCTGGCCCTGATCGGCGGCTACCATCATCTCGACAACCCCTATCTGAAGCAAGATACCTTCCGGTCGCTGAGCCTGGGCCTGAGCTGGGACATTTTCGATGGCGGGGTCAATCGCCACCAGGCCGCAGCCCTGCAGGCCCGTGCTTCCGCCCTGCAGCTGCAACGTGATGAAGTACAGTCTTTCATCGAATTACAGGTGCGAGAGGCTTGGCAAAGACAGCAGGAAGCACTGCAGCGCAAACAGGTGGCGCAGGCAACCCTGGCCTATGCCGAAGAGAACCTGAAAGTCGCCAAAGATCGCTATGCCAACAGCCTGGCGCCACAAAGCGAGGTGTTGGATGCCGAAACTCGGCGGGCGGGCGCGCTAGGCAATCTGCACAACGCACATTACGACGAACAACAAGCCATCCTGCAATTACGGCATGCCGTCGGAAATTTGTAG
- a CDS encoding HlyD family secretion protein — protein sequence MKLQAHILIPTALAIGLAGFLVWHQLADRQGLPEGLIQTNGRLEGEHIAVAGKTPGRIVRLLVKEGDSVNAGQAMAQLDDTQLKAKSEQVAQTVATLTAQLHAAQTVLGVAKQEVPLNITANDAQLQRARAQLGKAQAAEAQAQRDASRMRALLERGSVDRHKTELAELAATAAQADTAAARTGVIQAEQALQQARLGDARIAAKQAELNALAAQLEQARAAQREIDSVLADLTLKAPAQGVVMSRIRDLGEMVAPGSPVFDIVDLDQLYLKVYVPENQIGKIKLGLPAQIYTDAFPDTAYPATLRYIASRAEFTPKEVQTPDERVKLVYAVKLHLNQNPKHQLTPGLPADAVIRWDEQIAWQRPKW from the coding sequence ATGAAACTACAAGCACATATCCTGATCCCCACTGCTCTGGCCATCGGCCTGGCCGGCTTTCTGGTCTGGCATCAGCTGGCTGACCGCCAGGGCCTGCCGGAAGGATTGATCCAGACCAATGGCAGATTGGAAGGCGAGCACATCGCCGTGGCGGGCAAAACGCCGGGACGCATCGTCAGACTGCTGGTCAAGGAAGGTGACTCGGTGAATGCTGGGCAAGCCATGGCCCAGCTTGACGACACCCAGCTGAAAGCCAAGTCGGAACAAGTAGCCCAGACGGTGGCCACCCTCACTGCCCAATTACATGCTGCGCAGACCGTGCTGGGCGTGGCCAAGCAGGAAGTTCCCCTGAACATCACTGCTAACGATGCGCAGCTGCAGCGCGCCCGGGCGCAGCTTGGCAAGGCGCAGGCTGCCGAAGCCCAGGCCCAGCGCGACGCCAGCCGCATGAGGGCTTTGCTGGAGCGTGGCTCGGTGGATCGCCACAAAACCGAGCTGGCCGAGTTGGCAGCAACTGCTGCCCAGGCCGATACGGCAGCAGCCCGCACCGGGGTGATCCAGGCAGAACAAGCATTGCAGCAGGCGCGGCTGGGCGATGCGCGTATTGCCGCCAAGCAGGCTGAGCTAAATGCGCTCGCCGCCCAGCTGGAACAAGCGCGGGCAGCCCAACGCGAAATCGACAGTGTGCTGGCGGACTTGACCTTGAAAGCCCCGGCTCAGGGCGTGGTGATGAGCCGTATTCGCGATCTGGGTGAAATGGTGGCGCCTGGCTCACCGGTATTCGATATCGTGGATCTGGATCAGCTCTATCTGAAGGTCTATGTGCCGGAAAACCAGATCGGCAAGATCAAGCTCGGCTTGCCCGCACAGATCTATACCGATGCCTTTCCCGACACAGCCTATCCGGCCACGCTCCGCTATATCGCCAGCCGGGCCGAATTCACCCCGAAGGAAGTGCAGACCCCGGATGAACGGGTCAAATTGGTCTATGCCGTCAAGCTTCACCTGAATCAAAACCCAAAGCACCAATTGACCCCAGGGCTGCCTGCTGATGCGGTGATCCGCTGGGATGAACAGATCGCATGGCAGCGTCCGAAGTGGTAG
- a CDS encoding ATP-binding cassette domain-containing protein, which translates to MAASEVVAPVIHAQGFTKRYRQHIAVSGLDLTVQPGEIFGLIGPDGAGKSSFMKAVAGVLGYDAGELTVFGTRLDSETAAERIKDRIGLMPQGLGQNLYAELSIEENIDFFAKLRLVPDDILAERKARLLKMTRLEAFRHRAMKNLSGGMKQKLGLVCTLIHEPRLIILDEPTTGVDPVSRRDFWAILGELLQAQGMTALVSTAYMDEAARFHRMALLYEGKVLAQGTPEDILDLAPGSIVTVTAQPQFDAWQALRGPHPQIEAQGPQLRLFTEGLRTADAAAQVRDHLQGVQILQLDATEPELEDVFVALLRQRGLSEQRTQDFVSPVGDRSPQTTAAIEAQQLTRVFGEFTACDQVSFRVPPGEIFGLLGANGAGKTTVIKMLTGILPPSAGKGQVAGADMRTAGRQIKERIGYMSQAFSLYMDLTVLENIALYAGIYGLDRRQTATRSGWIIDMAGLRGHERDLAATLPMGLRQRLALGCALVHQPQVLFLDEPTSGVDPIGRRQFWDILFHLSRVEQVAILITTHYMSEAEHCDHLALMFAGRVVADATPAALKQALRDKVGTLLEATVSQPQAALGLLQAQGFVDASLYGKKIHLFSPTPDAAIAQIRPIWQAAGIHCERIDSRPISMEDVFVQRVTELERMR; encoded by the coding sequence ATGGCAGCGTCCGAAGTGGTAGCGCCAGTCATTCACGCACAGGGCTTTACCAAACGCTATCGCCAGCATATCGCGGTCAGTGGGTTGGATCTCACCGTGCAACCAGGCGAGATCTTCGGGCTGATCGGCCCGGATGGCGCGGGTAAATCCAGCTTCATGAAGGCTGTTGCGGGCGTGCTGGGTTATGACGCGGGTGAGCTGACCGTGTTTGGCACGCGTCTCGACAGTGAAACCGCCGCCGAACGGATCAAGGACAGAATCGGACTGATGCCGCAGGGCCTGGGGCAAAATCTTTATGCCGAGCTGTCAATCGAAGAGAACATCGATTTCTTTGCCAAATTGCGCCTGGTGCCCGATGACATCCTGGCGGAACGGAAGGCACGGCTATTGAAGATGACGCGGCTGGAAGCCTTTCGACATCGGGCGATGAAAAACCTGTCGGGTGGCATGAAACAGAAGCTCGGCTTGGTCTGCACCTTGATTCATGAGCCACGGCTGATCATTCTGGATGAACCGACCACTGGCGTTGATCCGGTGTCGCGGCGTGATTTCTGGGCCATCCTGGGCGAGCTGCTACAAGCGCAGGGCATGACCGCACTGGTGTCCACAGCGTATATGGATGAAGCGGCACGCTTTCACCGCATGGCCTTGTTGTATGAGGGCAAAGTGCTGGCGCAGGGCACGCCGGAGGATATTCTGGATCTGGCGCCCGGCAGTATCGTCACGGTCACGGCCCAGCCCCAGTTTGACGCGTGGCAAGCGCTACGCGGGCCGCATCCGCAAATCGAAGCACAAGGCCCACAGCTGCGGCTGTTCACCGAGGGCTTGCGCACGGCGGATGCCGCCGCCCAGGTGCGCGACCACCTGCAAGGTGTGCAGATTCTGCAATTGGATGCCACCGAACCCGAGCTGGAGGACGTATTCGTAGCGCTGCTGCGGCAACGGGGCTTGAGCGAACAGCGCACACAGGACTTCGTCTCCCCGGTAGGTGACCGCAGCCCGCAGACCACGGCAGCGATCGAGGCGCAGCAGCTGACGCGGGTATTCGGTGAATTCACCGCTTGCGACCAGGTCAGTTTCCGTGTGCCGCCAGGTGAGATTTTCGGGCTGCTGGGTGCCAACGGCGCGGGCAAGACCACGGTCATCAAGATGTTGACCGGCATCTTGCCCCCCTCGGCAGGCAAAGGGCAGGTGGCCGGGGCCGACATGCGCACCGCTGGGCGTCAGATCAAAGAGCGCATTGGCTATATGTCGCAGGCGTTTTCCTTGTATATGGATCTGACAGTGCTGGAAAACATTGCCCTCTATGCGGGCATCTATGGTCTGGACAGGCGACAGACTGCGACCCGTAGCGGGTGGATCATCGACATGGCTGGCCTGCGCGGCCATGAGCGCGATCTGGCAGCCACCCTGCCGATGGGCTTGCGACAACGACTGGCGCTGGGTTGTGCATTGGTGCACCAGCCGCAGGTCTTGTTTCTGGACGAGCCAACCTCGGGTGTTGACCCGATCGGTCGTCGCCAGTTCTGGGACATCCTGTTTCACCTGTCGCGCGTGGAACAGGTGGCGATTCTCATCACCACGCACTATATGAGCGAGGCCGAACACTGTGATCATCTGGCGCTGATGTTTGCCGGCAGGGTGGTGGCCGACGCAACTCCGGCTGCCTTGAAACAGGCCCTGCGAGATAAGGTCGGCACCTTGTTGGAGGCCACCGTCAGCCAGCCACAGGCGGCGCTCGGGCTGCTGCAGGCGCAGGGCTTTGTGGATGCTTCGCTGTATGGCAAGAAAATCCACCTGTTCAGCCCCACGCCAGATGCTGCCATTGCGCAGATCCGACCGATCTGGCAGGCAGCGGGCATCCACTGCGAGCGCATCGACAGCCGCCCGATCAGCATGGAGGATGTGTTCGTGCAGCGCGTCACCGAGCTGGAGCGCATGCGATGA